From a region of the Buchnera aphidicola (Floraphis choui) genome:
- the hscB gene encoding Fe-S protein assembly co-chaperone HscB produces the protein MNYFQLFNLPQKFEINIEKLKLQFYKLQKQYHPDISDNIFENKNNKYLDKSISINKGYQTLKDPLKRAEHLLLLNSYDFKKKQKELSENIFLYKQLELYEKLDKLKKNIKKKLELHNFYNNIKNKKKCYLLELELMLDKKNWKLAATILYKLFFYKKLEEKLENVENI, from the coding sequence ATGAATTACTTTCAATTATTCAATCTGCCTCAAAAATTCGAAATTAATATAGAAAAACTTAAATTACAATTTTATAAATTACAAAAACAATATCACCCTGATATAAGTGATAACATTTTCGAAAACAAAAATAATAAATATTTAGACAAATCTATAAGTATAAATAAAGGATATCAAACTCTTAAAGATCCATTAAAACGAGCCGAACACTTATTATTACTAAATTCATATGATTTTAAAAAAAAACAAAAAGAACTATCTGAAAATATATTTCTCTATAAACAGCTAGAATTATATGAAAAACTAGACAAATTAAAAAAAAACATTAAAAAAAAACTAGAATTACATAACTTTTATAATAATATTAAAAACAAAAAAAAGTGCTATTTACTAGAATTAGAATTAATGCTGGATAAAAAAAATTGGAAATTAGCAGCAACTATATTATATAAGCTATTTTTTTATAAAAAGCTTGAAGAAAAATTAGAAAACGTTGAAAATATATAA